aagggtgtgtttggtatgaaggaaaatgttttcctcaaaaataagtgggtttcttacttattttctggtGTTTGGTAAGTATGCAAGTGATATTCTTCAAAAaaacatttgtatataatctaggcaAACACTATGGGGGATGGGGTTGGTTTTAGGGTGTGGAGGTGGTGGGGATGGGGGCTATGAGGGTGGGAGTAAGATGTGTTATTTTCTGGGGTTTGTAAGTatacaaaaatattattttaatatatttttctaTAATCTAGGCAAACACTATGGGATATGGGGGTGGGTTTAGGGGTGTGGGGTGATGGGGAAGGGGGCTATGGGTTCCTAGAGaaaatctttttcaaaaattttgaccaaccaaacatggaaaattggaaaacattctATAGAATAGTGTCGCGCAATTTAAAGAGCACATTCAGAAAATACGGACCAGGAATTGCATTCTCCTCGCATAATGTAACAGCCATCATATCCAATGGGGAATCTCCTCCGGAACCCAGCTCCCTATAGGAAATATGCTCAGCAGCAACACTATTATTTCGGGAGTCACAAACATAGACACCGTCTACATTTGCACCCTTGAGCAGTGCATCAGCATGAACTGAACAAGGAAAACTTCGAATCAACAACCACTCAGAAATAGTAAAATAAGGCATTTCGAGTGTAACGTTTTGTACTTTCAGAAGCTCTGAGTGCTGCAGCTGTATCTGTAGAGAAGAGCGGATTCCCCGTGCCAGCTCCAATACCACCAAATATCACAACTCTACCTTTTTCAAGATGTCGTATAGCTCGTTGCCTACTGTATGGCTCAGCAAGCTCAGGCATGGAAAATGTACTTTGCACACGAGTCTGCACACCCACCTTCTCTAATGCCGACTGTAGCAGTATGGAATTCATCATAGTTGCCATCATTCTGCAAGATTGGGAAATGATACGATGAATAATGGAAGTACCATTACTAGGTTTGGGAAGTGAGAGCAAATTATCTCACATCAGTGAACAAAACCAACTATCTGTCAAAACATATTTAAGACTTGATTGagtgaaataattttattttttttcatgcAAGGGTAAAGATTGTgtgaaataattttatttcctTCAAAGCTAGTTGACCTTTAAAATCAAATTTTGGGGCTGGAATCATGATTTAATACAACTTTTTCATTTTGTCCATGTCAAAAGGAACCTTGTTTCTTCCACTagccataacaacaacaacatacccagtgaaatcccacaacttGGGGtctagaatgtacgcagaccttacctctatcatggtagagaggttgtttccggtagaccctcggcataggaacaagcaattcaaagcaaGACGAAAAAGGAATAACGAACAAACCATGAAAACAGATTAATACAATAGTCAAAAGtacaagaaataaaaataataataattaaaaaaaaaaaaaaagtacaacaaATAACAAATAGTAACAGAACCACTAGCCATACTCCAATTTAATTTTTTGTCAGTTTTATTCATGTTGAAGTAAACTTTAGCCAAATATTTGTTGTACTTAACATAAATTAAAAGCCCCAAATCCGTAACCAGGACACCTCAAATCAAGTAATCATGCCCGTGTTTGTATAAGCATTTACATGGAAGTTCTTTTTGCCTTTTTATAAACACATTAAAAGATATATTCCACGGTTGTAACGAGTGCAAGCCCCTATAACTCATATTGCAAAATCATTTTTAAGAACAACTCTGCACATCATAGACCCTTTTTCTTAAAGATCTATTCCTCCCCAGACCACCCCACTTGTTGGATTACACAGGGCATGtcattgctgttgttgttgttaaagATCTATTCCATAGTAGTAGATAGTACAAGCCCCTATAATTCATATTAGAGATCATTTTAAAAATAGTTGCTCTGCACATCATAGACACTCTCtagattatttttttctttttcctcgtGCATTTCAACTATTTTGTCATTCCAATATCCACATGCAATAAGACTCAGGATATAAATGAAGAAATCGTAATATATATTAATAATTAAAAGCTCAGAAAAGTATTTGACCAAAATAGAAGTTACCATAGATAAAAATAGCGTAGACACCGAAAACCACAAACAGGACATAGAAGCTAGAAACAATCACTGGACTATCAAGTGTGACTTTATCAGTCCACCTCTTATATGAAAATAAACGAAATGGATGACAGTGAAACTTAGCTAATAATTGCACAGCAATTTATAACAGAAACAGGAGGAAATTACCCAATTTGATAGGCAGTACATCTATCCAATCCAGTTGAAGTTACCCATGTGTCTCCGCAAAAGAAATTGCGTCCGCCAACAACTATTGCCACCTGTGGCAACAATTAACATGCATGTTTGAGGGAATCAGATCACAGTAAAAGCACTACTCCTTTGAAAAAATTCAGAAGCTTTTCTGACTGATACCTCTATACCAAGACGACAAGCAATTGAGACTTCTCTAGCAACTAGCATTGCCACCTGGTATATTCAAAGATTCAAACTTTATTATCAGCATTGACAAAAAAATAAACACTTACCTCTTTTACAAATACAGAGTACGACATCTCACTTAATTAGGAAACAGAGTTAAAAAATGTAGCAGCAATCAATATGACAACTTCTTGCTTGCCCCCATCGATTTCTCTTACACAAGTTGAGAAGTTTTTATACATTTATCTTGCTGGTAACACTGACATTACGTTTGTGATAAAGTCTCTTCCTTAGGACGTACAACTGGAAAGTCACCCAAGTGGTCATAACATTTTTTTTACATTGAACACAGAGTAAGAACACTCCTATGAGAAAAACTAAAGTTTAGTCATCCCAAAATTAATAAACATATTGAAAGAATAGATTGCTAggagtgttgtcaaaggcgcgcttaagccctaaAGCGAGGCTCAGTGTCGTCATCAAAGTTCTAAGACAAGCATTTCCTTGCGAATGAGCGGTTCTAGAAGAGGTGACACTAaacaattgatatttcactttatcgaaAAAACATTACTCCATGAGTTTCAACTTGTTTGTCTTAGTTTTGCAGCGTCCCTGAAAAATCCGATTTAACTTTAAGTATAACACTTTAAGCACGCTCACAAATGTATTAATGATGCCGATTGGTTGTTGGAGTGACCATAAATGTGTCACCCTAGCTTGTTATTAATGGTGTTGGTTGTTTGGTggaagagattttttttttttttttttgataaggtaaggtTTTATTAGTTGTTTGGTGGAAGAGATGATGGTATAGTGATGTTGAGACTTGAATGTTGGATTTTAATGACTCAAATGAAGATAGCTACACCATTATTGAGGTTCTTAAAGTCATTGAGCATGATATCACAGACATGGGTTGATTTAGGAAACCTTGAGAATTTAATCTAAGTGTCGAACACTTTATAGATTAAATTGCTATTGTGGAAATACTTTAGTAATAATGACCTTATATATGCCGATTGAACTTGTTGAATATCGTTGGAGCGACCGACACAACTAGCTAACTTAGCGGGATATTGAGGTATGCCTAGCTTCAAGCCACTTGTAAATGATAAATCATAGATTCGGTCAAAGGCCATGACTTTAGAAAAAGGAAGTAAGTACGAGTTTTTATAAAGACATTGATGTTGATTTGCTCATCCGATCGAGGGGATGACCGGGCCCGTGGATTCTGTAACTGGTGTGTACCATTGCTCATACGGTCGAGGGTATGATCGGACCCGTTGGTTTTGTACCCCCGTGTATCATAGCGAATCTAGCGGAGAGAGTATGCCAGGCCTCGTGGATGGCATCCCGAGTGTATACATCACCTATGATTGTGAGACTTGAGAAATGAACATCAAGAACGGTGGAACACTATGACACTTGGGATGTTTTTTAAAAATCCTAAACATGCTATAAAGTAACTTATGTTTCAATACATTGGTGAATTAAATTGTTTATTTGATTTATATTTCATGCACTTGTCACTTCctttatgtatatttgtataACTCTTGCCCCATCACGAGTGGCGGTTACGATGCATATCTAAGTAATCCAATACTTGGGCATCGTTTGTTTAAATGATATGTCAGGTTTAGCAGACGGGCGGTTAGCATACAGGATAGAGTTCCGACAACTTTCTCCTATATGTAAGCCCATCCTTGTACTCGTAGGATCACTCTATTTCAGTTGTATCTTTTGTATACTGCGGAATCTCCTCGTAACTTTATTATTTCATTCGTAGCGTCATAGAGGATTCATATTATTTTGAGTACTCATATGGCATCGCCAATGACGTTTCTACTTATTTCTAATTTATGTTTAATGCACTTTGATTGTTAATGGATTTACTCTATTTCTCTCATAATTAATATTGTTACTATTAATGAATTGAGTTACGCGAATATAAGTCGGTACGTATTATGTGATAATGGTTCGCTCGGTGCAAGTTGGTAGGCACTGGGTACCGGCCACATTGCAATCTCCGTTTTGGGGAGTGACAAGTTTGACTTGGCACGAAGTTCAAGAAAGTAAAGAAAACTTTTGAatattgtggtcttaaactaaaatatatataatgtaccaaaatgtccaTTAAggttgtggtcttaaacatgccaaTGTATgatgttgaaattaaagagtttcCAAATTAGGAACGAGGCcttttttaaacagactaaaaaggaaagtaagacaaacaaattgaagcaGAGTGTAAATTTCTTTgtacatatatttgttattcatgcttataatTTTTAGTCTTAGACTAAATATGGATGCTTATAATTTTTAGTCTTGGACTAAATATGTATATCTatattttttctccatttggaccTCTTTTCGATGCCCGCGCATTATTTGCGCTTAGagccaggggcggagccacattggctccagggggttcatccgaaccccctcggcgaaaaattacagtgtattttcaaagttaaaattattttgttacgtatatatagtagatgttgaaccccctgacttcttcatgtatttaccttttagaatttttgaacccctggatgaaaattctggctccgccactgcttagAGCCCCAACACACCTAGAAGTTTTTTGCgtttttcgcttttgataacactgattGTGTTGTTTTAGGCCAACCTACTTCCACAGCAGCTTGAATTCAACTGTTAAAATTTCTTCAGCAATATGCAAGAATACAAATTAGGTGGGATTAAGTTCCTTATTAAGAAAATTCAGATTAAGTTTTAGTCATGTTAGTATAGTTTACTTTTTTTTATGAAGTAATTGATTCTATTCATGGCATCTAGAAGAAGCAAAGTAGTTACAAAAGAGTGAGCACAAGTATGTTAGCTCTAGTACATAACCAAAGAACAAACAAAATCCAAAAGGCTATCAGGGAGATCCATTGGGGATAATTATCCCCAGTGTCAGTACGTTTACCTTAGGTCCAAATGTTCGATAGGAGTCTTTTTAGTCTTGTCAGAGAATTATATGCCAGTAGAAAATCTAGAGAAACTAAATGTGTATACTATTTGACTGAGACTGACTCAAATGGAGCAACATGGACAGCGGGGGATTTATATAGTCAACCCCAATATGCTTGGGATTGAAGCGTAGTAGTATTAATGTGAAGGTTTGTGCTCCAGACTATTAAATGCCACATTAACAACTAGTCAAACTGTGAGAAAAACTTTCATCAACATTACAATCACCCTGACATTCAAACTTGACAGACGCGTTTAGCATCTTGCCTAAATACATTGTACTACATTCATTTAGCAAATATAAGTCAGTCCTCGCTTTTGTGATAGGTATTTCTTCATCAGTAAATTCACTGATCTGTCATCCAAATTTGCACTTAAAGAATGTCAACATAATGTAATATCTTGAATGTGACACTCAGAATGAATATAATCACATAGCGCATACTCTCCAAACTAACTACCATTAAATTTTTCAAACCCAATTCGTTTTTTCCAGGGTTAAACAAGTCTTGCTTCAAAATATTGTATaggagaataaaaaaaaaaagggcagcccggtgcactaagctcctgctatgcgcggggtccggggaagggccggaccacaagggtctattgtacgcagtcttaccttgcatttctgcaagaggctgtttccacggctcgaacccgtgacctcctggtcacatggcagcaaaaTATTGTATAAGAGAATATGGAAGTAAATTAACCTTTGGATCAAGGTTGTTCGGATCATTAGTGTTTGGTGTGGCTCCAGCTAGTGCAGCACCACTAATTTTAAGAACTACCCTTCTCCACCTTGGACCCATAGAAGATTTTGACTTTACAATCTGTCCGCTGGGACCAGGCACTGGTGTTCCATATCTGAAGGAGGAACTGAAATGTTAGATAATTCgccaaagaagaagaagaagaagaagaacactGTGCTCAAGTATTTTATATGCAGAATCCCACTAGAATAAGACTCGGGTTAGCAAATAGCTAGTATATCAAAGAAAGAAAAGACAAGGAACTCCAGTTTTTGCTTCGATAAAACTAATACACATTTAACTGAGTAGTTCTGTATGATGGACAGCTTGAAAAGTAAAAATACATTTCAAAAAACAATTGAAGACCTCAAATTTTCCCactaattagaacacaaaataaGGACTTAAAATTGGTCCAATTCATCGAAACAAGAAATTACGACTTTTATAAGCAGTTCCCTATGTTTCAACAAATAATTCAAATCATTCACCGTATACAAAGATTCAGCTTTTTTCCAGCACGAGTTCGTTTGATCCTTGCAGCAGAAAACTAGCCTAAAATGGGACACCAAAAAGATAAATTTCTTTGAAATGGAAAGTAAATACAGAATATATAACCAAAACGAGAAGATTTCACTTCAGCAATGGCAGATCAGCTTGTTCTACATCCAACATCGATAATTTGCAGGGATATTATcaaatcaatcaatcaactacaCCGCAACCTCAACAATTATGGTCCGTTATATGAATCGTCTTTATCCATTCTGCTCAATAATTTAAGGATTTTTATGCAATGCAAACAACAATGACTCAGTTCCAAACAAGTCGAGGTCAGCAGTATAATCCCCACTACTTCTGCATTTTAAGCTCATTTCATATCATcgtcatcaacaacaacaagaacaacataccccgtgtaatcccacaagtggggtttggggacGGTAGTCTGCATACACACCTTTAACCCTACACTGAATCACATAAaagattctatttttttttacatttcatatcatcatcatactaaatatgaattaaattaccATACAATTAGAATTTGCCAAAGTGAAAATGTACTACTACCTTTTCGATTGCCTGCTAATACCAGGATTGTTCATCGCAACGATGGTTTTTTCCTCCTCAGACGTAGCACCACCTTTCACCGATACCGAATTCCCAACAATCTGTTCCATTTGCTTAAACCACGGCCAATGACTCATCGTAATCCCACCAGTACTCATCCTATGCCTTTCCAATTTATACCTCTTCTTCAAATTATCAACTTTATTCTTACACTGTTCAACACTCTTCGATTGTTTCTCACACCTTTCACTAACCATAGCCGCTACTTCTTCCCAATCTCTACCTCGCAAATTACCTCTATTCAACTGCACAAATTTCTCCATATACGCCTCCAGTAAACACGCGATCGCTGTATCGCTCCATTCTTCTCGATCCTTCCTATACTCTCCACTCCCGCTACTCGACGTGAGTTTCGATCTCttgtagctgttattatacggcGTTATCGTTCCGTTATCGCTTATATCCTCTCGATCTATACGTTTATCGTTTTCAAACGGAATTGAATCATTCTCATACAAATTTTTCAATCTCTTGTAATTGTTGTTATCGCTAATATCTTCTCGATCGACGATTCTCTTATCGTTCGATGAATTAACCCTAGATCCGTTCACATCAACGTCGTTTTCGAACAGATTCGAATCGTTCTCGTAAACATCCAACGGATTCACTCTGATTTTCGATCTCTTGTAGTTGTTATCTTCTCGATCTATACGTTTATCGTTAGATCTGTTAACAACAACGGCATCATTTTCGTACAAATTCACTCGATCCGTTCGTTTATCGTTAGATCTGTTAACAACGGCGTCGTTTTCGAACG
The nucleotide sequence above comes from Lycium barbarum isolate Lr01 chromosome 3, ASM1917538v2, whole genome shotgun sequence. Encoded proteins:
- the LOC132629926 gene encoding uncharacterized protein LOC132629926; amino-acid sequence: MAASCDDDFSLLADDNTTTSVPPFSHRYKPPLQRCSKNISGDDDVDGDVDGEGYSDVQPYHINPYDENDSIPFENDAVVNRSNDKRTDRVNLYENDAVVVNRSNDKRIDREDNNYKRSKIRVNPLDVYENDSNLFENDVDVNGSRVNSSNDKRIVDREDISDNNNYKRLKNLYENDSIPFENDKRIDREDISDNGTITPYNNSYKRSKLTSSSGSGEYRKDREEWSDTAIACLLEAYMEKFVQLNRGNLRGRDWEEVAAMVSERCEKQSKSVEQCKNKVDNLKKRYKLERHRMSTGGITMSHWPWFKQMEQIVGNSVSVKGGATSEEEKTIVAMNNPGISRQSKRYGTPVPGPSGQIVKSKSSMGPRWRRVVLKISGAALAGATPNTNDPNNLDPKVAMLVAREVSIACRLGIEVAIVVGGRNFFCGDTWVTSTGLDRCTAYQIGMMATMMNSILLQSALEKVGVQTRVQSTFSMPELAEPYSRQRAIRHLEKGRVVIFGGIGAGTGNPLFSTDTAAALRASEIHADALLKGANVDGVYVCDSRNNSVAAEHISYRELGSGGDSPLDMMAVTLCEENAIPVVIFNLHGSGNISRALCGEQLGTLIDQTGRVS